In one Bacillus sp. PK3_68 genomic region, the following are encoded:
- a CDS encoding DUF2759 domain-containing protein, translating to MYGLVIIFTLITLLALFSTVNALKNKNLLGIIFGLGTLGVFGWFTIMTLIHQGYPAA from the coding sequence ATGTACGGCTTAGTGATTATCTTTACTCTCATAACTCTTCTTGCCTTGTTCAGCACAGTAAACGCTTTAAAAAACAAAAACCTTTTAGGCATTATTTTTGGACTCGGCACTCTAGGAGTATTCGGATGGTTTACAATCATGACACTTATCCATCAAGGGTATCCTGCTGCTTAA
- a CDS encoding LTA synthase family protein encodes MKGTLRNNVSLIAVVVLFLWIKTYIIYQTSFKIEIENTLQAFILFINPLSFIMLIMGISMFFKSDKARNRYLIITSFLLTFLLYANVVFYRFFNDFITMPLLFQTSNFADLGNSVTEEFKWYDIFYFADLIVLMVILKVKPKLVSFRSMTKMNRRAYFLAAAAMFFLNLGLSEIERPQLLTRTFDREMLVKNIGTFNYHIYDVILQSKSSAQRALADGSELADIENYSDANYAKPNDDLFGVAKGKNLIMVSVESTQEFVMNNKVNGQEITPFMNQFAKQSLYFNNFYHQTGQGKTSDAEFLTENSLYPLSRGAVFFTHSGNEFNSMAEKLGENGYFSNAMHANNKSFWNRDIMYKSLGYQRFYEAGDYEINEDNSVNWGMKDGPFFEQSVQHMKEMPKPFYSKLLTLTNHHPFYYDEEDQFIDEFTSNSGTLNRYFVTVRYTDEALKKFVEDLKASGLYENSVIVLYGDHYGISENHNEAMSQYLGKEVTPFVSTQLQKVPFMIHIPGVKGRVIDKVGGQIDVRPTLLHLLGIETKDDLQFGQDLLSEDHENLAVFRDGRFVTKDYVYADNKCWDKATEQPTDKNYCTPYIEKAATELNYSDRIIYGDLLRFYDPNSAKK; translated from the coding sequence ATGAAAGGAACCTTACGCAACAATGTATCTTTAATCGCTGTTGTCGTTTTGTTCTTATGGATTAAAACGTATATTATCTATCAAACGAGCTTTAAAATTGAAATTGAAAATACATTGCAAGCATTTATTCTCTTTATTAACCCATTGAGCTTTATTATGCTCATTATGGGGATCAGTATGTTTTTTAAAAGTGATAAAGCTAGAAACCGTTATTTAATCATCACGAGTTTCTTGTTGACTTTCTTGCTTTATGCGAACGTAGTTTTCTATCGTTTTTTCAACGATTTTATCACTATGCCTTTATTATTTCAAACAAGCAACTTTGCTGACTTGGGCAATAGTGTGACAGAAGAGTTTAAATGGTATGATATTTTCTATTTCGCCGATCTTATCGTGCTTATGGTGATCTTAAAAGTAAAACCTAAATTAGTAAGTTTTCGTTCCATGACAAAAATGAATCGTCGGGCCTATTTTTTAGCAGCGGCCGCGATGTTCTTTTTAAATCTGGGTCTTTCTGAAATTGAACGTCCGCAGCTTTTAACAAGAACATTTGACCGTGAAATGCTGGTGAAGAATATAGGGACATTTAACTACCACATTTACGACGTCATTTTACAATCGAAGTCCTCTGCACAGCGGGCACTTGCTGATGGCAGTGAATTGGCGGATATTGAAAACTATTCAGATGCCAATTATGCCAAACCAAATGATGATTTATTCGGCGTGGCTAAAGGCAAGAATTTAATTATGGTATCTGTCGAATCCACACAAGAATTTGTGATGAATAATAAAGTAAACGGCCAGGAAATTACACCGTTTATGAATCAATTTGCCAAACAAAGCTTATACTTTAATAACTTTTACCACCAAACAGGACAAGGGAAAACCTCAGATGCTGAATTTTTAACAGAAAACTCGCTTTACCCGCTAAGCCGTGGGGCCGTTTTCTTTACCCATTCAGGCAATGAGTTTAATTCCATGGCAGAGAAGTTAGGGGAGAACGGCTATTTCTCTAATGCAATGCATGCCAATAATAAAAGCTTTTGGAATCGGGATATTATGTATAAGTCTTTAGGATATCAGCGTTTTTATGAAGCTGGAGATTATGAGATCAATGAGGACAATAGCGTGAACTGGGGAATGAAGGATGGGCCGTTTTTTGAACAGTCCGTACAGCATATGAAGGAAATGCCGAAACCATTTTATTCAAAATTGCTTACGTTAACGAACCATCATCCGTTCTATTATGACGAGGAAGACCAGTTCATTGATGAATTTACTTCCAACAGCGGTACGCTAAACCGCTATTTTGTCACTGTACGTTATACGGATGAAGCATTGAAGAAATTTGTGGAGGATTTAAAGGCTTCCGGGCTTTATGAAAACTCCGTCATTGTTCTTTACGGTGACCACTATGGGATCTCTGAAAATCACAATGAAGCAATGAGCCAGTACTTAGGAAAAGAAGTTACGCCATTTGTTTCAACACAGCTGCAGAAAGTGCCATTCATGATTCACATTCCTGGTGTGAAAGGAAGAGTGATTGATAAGGTAGGCGGCCAAATTGATGTTCGTCCAACACTTCTGCACTTGCTTGGAATCGAAACAAAGGATGATTTGCAGTTTGGACAAGATTTATTGTCTGAGGACCATGAAAATCTCGCTGTGTTCCGTGATGGCCGGTTTGTAACGAAAGATTATGTCTACGCAGACAATAAATGTTGGGATAAAGCAACGGAACAGCCAACTGACAAAAACTACTGCACGCCATATATAGAAAAAGCGGCAACCGAATTGAATTATTCTGACCGAATCATTTACGGTGATCTGCTTCGTTTCTATGACCCAAATTCAGCTAAAAAGTAA
- a CDS encoding YqgQ family protein, with the protein MKMMWDVQQLLKRYGIFIYVGDRLADLDLMEAELRDLYDSQLLEVRDFQQALLVIRQERRLEKEKRSRQ; encoded by the coding sequence TTGAAAATGATGTGGGATGTACAGCAGCTTTTGAAGCGGTACGGTATTTTCATTTATGTTGGTGACCGTCTGGCTGACTTGGATTTGATGGAAGCAGAACTGAGGGACTTGTATGATTCCCAATTGCTAGAAGTAAGAGATTTTCAGCAGGCGCTGCTCGTTATAAGACAGGAACGTAGACTTGAAAAGGAAAAGCGCAGCCGCCAATAA
- a CDS encoding rhomboid family intramembrane serine protease, whose translation MGSYENNLFWKLAYFLVVEQDYQIVQVDENRQEMLFENLSNKPAQFIRMIYSDLDWSSRMRRDIEQVAAMGESIRKQLGKRELTVVNLYLSLYPPVDEYESYLKEPVYFPKGKRTKVTSVLFAQGQMREAADSFSRLFPGGLEPAFFEPGSEEETVAYKRAALVHSVKRSEEDKKVFHFSTPFFSYIFIAAQVIVFFLLELTGGSTNSENLIRFGAKFNPLILDGEWWRFFTPIFLHIGFLHLLMNTFALYFLGTAVEQIYGRSRFLFIYLFSGFMGTLASFVMNSNLSAGASGAIFGCFGALLYFGVIYPRLFFRTMGTSIIVIILINLIFGFSASGIDNAGHIGGLIGGFLATGAVHFPTKKKPMMQLAFLAAACLLSAGGLYLGFSE comes from the coding sequence ATGGGTTCTTATGAAAATAACTTGTTTTGGAAGCTGGCATATTTCCTGGTTGTAGAACAAGATTATCAAATTGTTCAAGTGGATGAAAATCGTCAGGAAATGTTATTTGAAAACTTATCTAATAAGCCGGCACAGTTTATTCGAATGATATATAGTGACCTGGACTGGAGCAGCAGAATGCGCCGTGATATAGAACAAGTAGCAGCTATGGGAGAAAGCATTAGAAAGCAGTTGGGCAAGCGGGAGCTAACAGTAGTCAATTTGTATTTATCTCTCTATCCGCCAGTTGACGAATACGAATCTTATTTAAAAGAACCCGTTTACTTTCCAAAAGGAAAGCGGACAAAAGTTACATCGGTCTTGTTTGCTCAGGGACAGATGCGTGAAGCAGCAGACTCATTTAGCCGCTTATTTCCCGGAGGGTTAGAGCCCGCTTTCTTTGAGCCGGGTTCTGAGGAAGAAACCGTTGCCTATAAAAGGGCCGCTCTTGTTCATTCGGTGAAAAGGAGCGAGGAAGATAAAAAGGTCTTTCATTTTTCTACGCCGTTCTTTTCCTATATATTTATTGCCGCTCAAGTTATCGTGTTTTTTTTGTTAGAGCTAACCGGAGGCAGCACCAATTCAGAAAACCTAATCCGTTTTGGAGCGAAGTTCAACCCGCTCATTCTTGACGGAGAGTGGTGGCGTTTCTTTACTCCTATCTTTTTACATATAGGCTTCTTGCATTTGCTGATGAATACCTTTGCTTTATATTTTCTTGGAACAGCTGTAGAACAGATATATGGACGATCTCGCTTTCTTTTCATTTATTTATTTTCAGGGTTCATGGGCACGCTAGCCAGCTTTGTGATGAATTCTAATTTGTCAGCCGGTGCGAGCGGAGCCATCTTTGGCTGCTTTGGAGCTCTTCTTTACTTTGGTGTCATTTATCCGCGTCTATTTTTTCGAACAATGGGCACGAGTATCATTGTCATTATTTTAATCAATCTCATCTTTGGCTTTTCAGCATCAGGAATTGATAACGCTGGACACATTGGTGGTTTAATCGGCGGCTTTCTAGCTACTGGTGCCGTTCATTTTCCAACAAAGAAAAAGCCAATGATGCAGCTTGCTTTTCTCGCAGCAGCTTGTTTATTATCGGCGGGTGGTCTTTATTTGGGCTTTTCTGAATAA
- a CDS encoding 5-formyltetrahydrofolate cyclo-ligase produces MNKQMVRQRVKEELSKLDRLAYEQLSFQIARRLFSLKEWKEAKTVAVTVSNAPEVDTWQIIRQGWLEGKRMVVPKCIPAEKKLNFYKLTSFTELEMVYFDLYEPIPSCNQLVERSLMDLIIVPGLAFCRSGSRLGFGGGYYDRFLAGYNGNTVALAFSQQLMEQLPREPHDLPVQQIIAEEEVIVCESEAK; encoded by the coding sequence ATGAATAAACAAATGGTAAGGCAGCGAGTAAAAGAAGAACTGTCGAAGTTAGACAGGCTTGCCTATGAACAATTGTCTTTTCAAATTGCCCGTCGATTGTTTTCTTTAAAGGAATGGAAGGAAGCGAAGACAGTAGCAGTGACGGTTTCTAATGCGCCGGAAGTAGATACATGGCAAATTATTCGACAAGGCTGGCTGGAAGGAAAAAGGATGGTGGTGCCAAAGTGTATACCAGCGGAGAAAAAGTTGAACTTTTACAAGCTGACATCATTTACTGAATTAGAAATGGTTTATTTTGATCTGTACGAACCCATTCCTTCTTGTAATCAGCTGGTAGAGCGCTCGCTGATGGATCTGATTATTGTACCGGGTCTTGCTTTTTGCCGATCTGGCAGCCGTCTCGGTTTTGGAGGGGGCTATTATGACCGCTTCCTAGCAGGATATAATGGAAACACTGTGGCACTTGCTTTCTCTCAGCAATTGATGGAGCAACTTCCAAGAGAACCTCATGACTTACCAGTACAACAGATCATTGCGGAAGAAGAAGTCATTGTTTGTGAATCGGAAGCCAAGTAG
- the rpmG gene encoding 50S ribosomal protein L33, translating to MRVNITLACTECGDRNYISTKNKRNNPDRLELKKYCSREKRVTAHRETK from the coding sequence ATGCGCGTAAATATCACTTTAGCATGCACTGAGTGCGGTGATCGTAATTATATCTCTACTAAAAACAAGCGTAACAATCCTGATCGTCTTGAACTGAAAAAATATTGTTCTAGAGAAAAACGTGTTACTGCACACCGTGAAACAAAGTAA
- a CDS encoding endolytic transglycosylase MltG, producing the protein MNKQTMRAFAFGLLASALALLIYREAAGSSSLPEKEMVQSLEKKQYVVWTAKEAAQQKQEKEQLEQKLNQVTSGNNTGKKATEQAKKESTSRKKNYTLRIESGMSSSEVGRILKKAGIVEDSEKFNDYLTENGYAEKLQVGEHTVHPSMSMKEIAVVLTTK; encoded by the coding sequence ATGAATAAGCAAACCATGAGAGCCTTTGCGTTCGGCCTTCTTGCCTCCGCCCTTGCCTTACTCATTTACAGGGAAGCAGCTGGTTCATCATCATTGCCCGAGAAAGAAATGGTCCAAAGTCTTGAAAAAAAACAATATGTCGTATGGACCGCAAAAGAAGCGGCACAGCAAAAGCAAGAAAAAGAACAACTTGAGCAGAAATTAAACCAGGTAACTTCAGGAAATAATACGGGTAAGAAAGCAACAGAACAGGCAAAAAAAGAAAGCACAAGCCGTAAAAAAAACTATACCTTACGCATTGAATCCGGCATGTCCTCTTCAGAAGTCGGCCGAATTCTAAAAAAAGCCGGAATAGTAGAAGACAGTGAAAAATTCAACGATTATTTAACTGAAAATGGCTATGCGGAAAAACTTCAAGTCGGTGAACATACGGTTCACCCCTCAATGTCAATGAAAGAAATAGCTGTTGTTTTAACAACCAAGTAA
- the pstB gene encoding phosphate ABC transporter ATP-binding protein PstB, whose protein sequence is MALVAFKTKEKRIKEQAPVERQTVYSTKKCNLWYGNHHALKNINLDMKEREVTAIIGPSGCGKSTYIKTLNRMVDLVPNVRTSGAIEYRGRNIFSKDFHVEELRTRVGMVFQKPNPFPKSIFENIAFGLRIHGIKNKQIIHETVEKSLRQAAIWDEVKDRLHESAYGLSGGQQQRLCIARSLALEPDVLLMDEPTSALDPVSTLKVEELIQELKEKYSIIIVTHNMQQASRISDKTAFFLNGEVIEYDDTYAIFNHPKDNRTEDYITGRFG, encoded by the coding sequence ATGGCACTAGTCGCCTTTAAAACAAAAGAGAAGAGAATCAAAGAACAAGCACCTGTTGAGCGTCAAACCGTTTATAGTACAAAAAAATGCAATCTCTGGTATGGGAATCATCATGCATTAAAAAATATTAATCTTGATATGAAAGAAAGAGAAGTAACAGCCATTATTGGTCCTTCAGGATGTGGAAAGTCAACTTATATTAAAACATTAAACCGCATGGTTGACCTCGTTCCCAATGTTAGAACATCCGGAGCCATTGAATATCGAGGAAGAAATATTTTTAGCAAGGACTTTCATGTTGAAGAATTGCGTACGAGAGTGGGCATGGTGTTTCAAAAACCAAATCCGTTTCCAAAATCAATTTTTGAGAATATTGCTTTTGGATTAAGGATTCATGGAATCAAAAATAAACAAATCATTCATGAAACGGTCGAGAAGAGCTTGCGCCAGGCAGCCATTTGGGATGAAGTAAAAGACAGGCTTCACGAATCTGCTTATGGTTTATCCGGCGGTCAGCAGCAGCGTCTTTGTATTGCCCGCAGCCTTGCGCTAGAACCGGACGTTTTATTAATGGATGAGCCGACTTCGGCGCTTGACCCGGTTTCTACTTTAAAAGTAGAAGAACTGATCCAGGAGTTAAAGGAAAAGTATTCTATTATTATTGTCACGCATAATATGCAGCAGGCTTCACGGATTTCTGATAAGACAGCTTTCTTCCTTAATGGAGAAGTAATCGAATATGATGACACATATGCTATTTTTAACCATCCAAAAGATAACCGCACAGAAGACTATATTACAGGACGGTTCGGCTAA
- the pstA gene encoding phosphate ABC transporter permease PstA, which yields MENVQKNIRTDEMVEKIPIRLLKNKLYKGLFFFAAFFTFILLIVLLAQIFSQGASHLSWDFLQNFASRRPEQAGIKAALIGTVWMMAVVVPVSLLLGVGTAIYLEEYASKNRLTRFIQMNISNLAGVPSVVFGLLGLTIFVRILFFGNSVLAAGLTMSLLILPVIIVASQEAIRAVPKELREASYGLGATKWQTILRVVLPSAIAGILTGSILAFSRAIGETAPLVVIGIPAFVAFLPKNVFDQFTALPMQIYNWTSRPQEEFHFLAAAGIIVLLVILILMNSVAVWIRNRYENKR from the coding sequence ATGGAGAATGTACAAAAAAATATACGCACAGATGAGATGGTTGAAAAAATTCCGATTCGTCTCTTGAAGAATAAATTATATAAAGGCTTGTTTTTCTTTGCTGCCTTTTTTACTTTCATTCTATTAATTGTGCTGCTTGCACAAATTTTTTCGCAGGGGGCTTCCCACCTTTCATGGGACTTCTTGCAAAACTTTGCTTCCAGACGACCTGAGCAGGCAGGCATAAAAGCTGCTTTAATTGGCACAGTGTGGATGATGGCCGTCGTTGTGCCTGTTTCTTTGCTGCTTGGTGTTGGTACAGCTATTTATTTGGAGGAATATGCGAGTAAAAATCGATTAACTCGTTTTATTCAAATGAATATTTCCAATTTGGCTGGCGTGCCTTCTGTTGTTTTTGGTTTATTGGGATTAACGATCTTTGTGCGAATTCTCTTTTTTGGAAACAGTGTCCTGGCAGCAGGCTTAACGATGAGCTTGCTCATTCTTCCTGTTATCATCGTTGCTTCTCAGGAAGCGATCCGGGCAGTGCCAAAAGAATTAAGAGAAGCATCCTACGGACTTGGGGCTACGAAGTGGCAAACGATTTTGCGAGTGGTCTTGCCTTCTGCTATCGCAGGTATTCTAACCGGAAGTATCCTTGCTTTCTCTCGCGCGATTGGAGAAACGGCTCCGTTAGTTGTTATTGGCATTCCCGCATTTGTTGCGTTTCTACCCAAAAATGTGTTTGACCAGTTTACGGCTTTGCCTATGCAGATTTATAACTGGACGAGCAGACCGCAGGAGGAGTTTCACTTCCTTGCAGCTGCCGGGATTATCGTCTTGCTGGTTATTTTGATTCTAATGAATTCGGTCGCTGTGTGGATCCGCAACCGTTATGAGAATAAGCGCTAA
- the pstC gene encoding phosphate ABC transporter permease subunit PstC encodes MKANNERKSPVQSLLEKKYQNGFLSKSEKVIPVLLFLMAAVSVVTTIGIVLTLIVETFTFFKQIPLAEFLTAKEWYPFSKTDATYGILPLFIGTLKITLIASLTAVPIGLAVAIYLSEYASERVRKVMKPTLEVLAGVPTIVYGFFALTFVTPLLRSMFPSLEMFNAVSPGMVVGMMIIPMIVSLSEDALSSVPESVRQGALALGATKWEMTWRVAFPAALSGIIASIVLAVSRAIGETMIVSIAGGSTPTASLDLTTSLQTMTSYIVQVSTGDAGFGTTIYYSIYAVGFTLFLFTLAMNMLAQRISRRFREEY; translated from the coding sequence TTGAAAGCGAATAACGAACGAAAGAGCCCAGTCCAGAGCCTGCTTGAGAAAAAATATCAAAATGGCTTTCTGAGCAAGAGCGAAAAAGTGATTCCAGTTCTTCTCTTTTTAATGGCGGCTGTCTCTGTTGTCACCACAATCGGAATTGTCCTGACCTTAATTGTTGAAACGTTTACCTTTTTTAAGCAAATACCATTAGCTGAGTTTTTAACAGCAAAAGAATGGTATCCATTCTCTAAGACTGATGCAACATACGGAATTCTGCCTTTATTTATAGGTACATTGAAAATTACTTTAATTGCTTCCTTAACAGCTGTTCCCATCGGTCTTGCTGTTGCTATTTATTTAAGTGAATATGCGTCAGAAAGAGTTAGAAAGGTAATGAAGCCGACATTAGAGGTGCTGGCAGGAGTACCGACAATTGTCTACGGGTTCTTTGCATTAACATTTGTTACTCCATTGCTGCGATCTATGTTTCCTTCATTGGAAATGTTCAATGCCGTCAGCCCAGGGATGGTAGTTGGTATGATGATTATTCCGATGATTGTATCGCTTTCAGAAGATGCCCTTTCCTCCGTCCCCGAATCAGTGCGCCAAGGGGCTTTAGCACTCGGAGCGACCAAGTGGGAAATGACTTGGCGGGTTGCTTTTCCCGCAGCATTATCAGGAATTATCGCATCCATTGTACTGGCCGTCTCCCGTGCCATTGGTGAGACGATGATCGTTTCTATTGCAGGAGGTTCGACACCAACGGCTTCACTGGATTTGACGACTTCGCTACAAACCATGACCTCTTACATTGTTCAAGTCAGCACGGGTGACGCCGGATTTGGCACAACTATTTATTACAGTATTTATGCAGTCGGCTTTACGCTGTTTCTTTTTACACTCGCTATGAACATGCTGGCACAGAGAATTTCCAGAAGGTTCAGGGAGGAATATTAA
- a CDS encoding PstS family phosphate ABC transporter substrate-binding protein: MKKIKVLTGLAMMSTALVLGACNSTGGEGNAEQSAEENKQMQGNIQIDGSSTVFPIMEAVSEEYMMEQPDVKVTVGYSGTGGGFEKLIAGETQMSNASRPIKDEEKAALEEKGIDFTEFKLAYDGLSVVVNKDNDWVDNLTIEELQKIWVDNGKPKKWSDIRKGWPDEEIKLYSPGTDSGTYDYFDEVILDGAQIDKSAVLSEDDNVLVQGVTGEKSGIGYFGYAYYLENKDKLKVVPIDAGKGAVEPTNETIESGEYAPLSRPLFTYAANKAVAEDKAVYDYLKFTIENAGTLSEEVGYVKLPEEEYKKGLETLEGLKK, from the coding sequence ATGAAAAAGATAAAAGTGTTGACAGGTTTAGCAATGATGAGCACAGCGCTCGTGCTGGGAGCATGCAACAGCACAGGCGGTGAGGGAAATGCTGAACAATCAGCAGAAGAAAATAAACAAATGCAAGGAAACATACAAATTGACGGCTCCTCTACTGTTTTCCCAATCATGGAAGCTGTTTCTGAAGAATATATGATGGAACAGCCAGACGTAAAAGTAACTGTTGGTTACTCGGGTACAGGCGGCGGGTTTGAAAAGTTGATTGCTGGTGAAACACAAATGAGCAACGCATCTCGTCCGATTAAAGATGAAGAAAAGGCAGCATTAGAGGAGAAAGGAATAGACTTTACAGAATTTAAATTGGCTTATGACGGTCTTTCCGTCGTTGTAAATAAAGATAATGATTGGGTGGACAACCTGACAATCGAGGAATTACAAAAGATTTGGGTTGATAACGGCAAACCAAAAAAATGGTCTGATATTCGCAAAGGATGGCCAGATGAAGAAATCAAACTTTACTCTCCGGGTACAGACTCTGGTACGTATGATTACTTTGATGAAGTGATTCTCGATGGTGCGCAGATCGACAAATCAGCGGTATTGTCTGAAGACGACAATGTGCTTGTACAAGGAGTAACAGGAGAGAAGAGCGGGATTGGGTATTTTGGATATGCTTACTACTTAGAAAACAAAGACAAGTTGAAAGTTGTTCCGATTGACGCTGGAAAAGGTGCAGTGGAGCCGACAAACGAAACAATTGAAAGCGGCGAATATGCTCCATTATCCAGACCATTATTCACATATGCTGCTAACAAGGCAGTTGCAGAAGATAAAGCAGTTTATGATTATTTGAAGTTCACGATTGAGAATGCAGGCACATTATCGGAAGAAGTTGGCTATGTCAAGCTTCCAGAAGAAGAGTATAAAAAAGGCTTAGAAACACTAGAAGGTTTAAAAAAATAA
- a CDS encoding penicillin-binding protein 2, with protein MVKKTKRKKKTHVPFRMNMMFFVVFLLFSILIFRLGIVQIVQGEDYQRKIERTEDVTVNASVPRGKIFDRNGQIVVDNVPQNAITYTRKKGASQEEMLKTAKKLAKLIDKETDQVTERDKKDYWLIKNEEKAKKKITKKEWEKANQNEISSKKLYQMQLDRITDKDLKTLTNEDLEVLAIYREFTSGYAMTPQVVKNKNVTEEEYAIVSENLASLPGVNTTTDWDRAYSYDETLKTVLGNISSSREGLPREMVDFYLSRDYSRNDRVGKSYIEYQYEEVLRGQKTKVKNVTDKSGNILDSEIVRKGQRGNDLILTIDMDLQVAVDKIIEEELGKAKRQGGHPLLDRVFVTVMDPNTGEILALSGKKYEVNKGKAEMLDFALGNLTTSYTMGSVVKGATVLTGYMTGAIHPGEYIVDEPLRFAGSGGKTKSSWFNRGGAMGISDQYALMRSSNVYMFKTAMKIGGAKYRPNGPLRIDPDTVPTMRRYFSQFGLGVRTGIDLPNEQIGFQGEITQPGLALDYAIGQFDTYTPLQLAQYVSTIANGGYRMKPHIVKEIRQPTAETGKIGPVTEEIQPEVLNRLDASSSEIKHVQEGFRMVMSGSQGTGKKYFSSAPYSPAGKSGTAEGQYDGPKREQYLENGQPLPMTWNINLVGYAPYDKPEVAFAVVVPWAYQSGGSSSSINYIIGRKVLDKYFELKEQKAKEETSAVVVEKDVRSKDEEDGEVEEE; from the coding sequence ATGGTGAAAAAAACAAAGAGAAAGAAGAAGACACATGTTCCTTTTCGGATGAACATGATGTTTTTTGTTGTCTTTTTGCTTTTTTCGATCTTAATTTTCAGACTGGGGATTGTGCAAATTGTCCAGGGGGAAGATTATCAGCGGAAAATTGAGCGAACAGAAGACGTGACAGTAAATGCAAGTGTACCGCGTGGGAAAATCTTTGATCGCAATGGCCAGATTGTGGTGGATAATGTTCCGCAAAATGCCATCACCTATACGCGTAAAAAAGGGGCTTCACAAGAGGAAATGCTGAAAACAGCAAAAAAACTCGCGAAGCTGATTGACAAAGAGACGGATCAAGTGACTGAACGGGATAAAAAAGATTACTGGCTTATCAAAAATGAGGAAAAGGCAAAGAAGAAAATTACCAAAAAAGAGTGGGAAAAGGCCAACCAAAACGAAATTTCATCAAAAAAACTTTATCAAATGCAACTTGACCGGATTACGGATAAAGATTTAAAGACATTAACAAACGAAGATTTAGAAGTGCTTGCCATTTATCGTGAGTTTACTTCTGGTTATGCGATGACTCCACAAGTTGTTAAAAATAAAAATGTAACGGAAGAGGAGTATGCAATCGTTAGTGAGAACTTGGCATCTCTTCCAGGAGTGAATACAACAACTGACTGGGACCGAGCATACTCTTATGATGAGACGCTCAAAACAGTACTTGGAAATATTTCTTCTTCCCGTGAAGGTCTGCCAAGAGAGATGGTCGATTTTTATCTTTCCAGGGATTATAGCCGAAATGATCGCGTGGGTAAAAGTTATATTGAGTATCAATATGAAGAAGTACTTCGGGGCCAGAAGACTAAAGTAAAAAATGTAACAGACAAATCTGGGAACATTCTTGATTCTGAGATCGTTCGGAAAGGACAGCGCGGGAACGATTTAATCTTAACCATTGATATGGACTTGCAAGTTGCTGTAGATAAAATCATCGAAGAAGAATTAGGAAAGGCGAAGAGACAGGGAGGCCATCCGCTTCTGGATAGGGTTTTTGTTACAGTAATGGATCCGAACACTGGGGAAATATTAGCTCTTTCCGGGAAAAAGTATGAAGTGAATAAAGGAAAAGCAGAAATGCTTGATTTTGCACTAGGAAACCTTACCACTTCTTATACGATGGGCTCTGTCGTTAAAGGAGCAACCGTTCTAACGGGATATATGACTGGGGCTATTCATCCGGGAGAATATATTGTTGACGAGCCTTTACGATTTGCAGGATCAGGAGGCAAGACAAAAAGTTCCTGGTTTAACCGGGGTGGCGCTATGGGGATTAGTGATCAATATGCGTTGATGCGCTCTTCCAATGTGTATATGTTTAAGACGGCCATGAAAATTGGCGGTGCGAAATATCGTCCGAATGGTCCGTTAAGAATTGACCCGGATACTGTACCGACAATGCGCCGTTATTTCAGCCAGTTTGGCCTTGGGGTGCGCACCGGCATCGATTTACCAAATGAACAAATTGGTTTTCAGGGAGAGATAACGCAGCCTGGTCTGGCCCTTGACTATGCAATTGGTCAATTTGATACGTATACACCATTGCAACTCGCCCAGTATGTTTCTACCATTGCGAATGGTGGTTATCGCATGAAGCCGCATATTGTGAAAGAAATTCGTCAGCCAACAGCAGAAACAGGCAAGATTGGTCCGGTTACAGAAGAGATCCAGCCGGAAGTACTTAATCGCCTAGATGCAAGTTCAAGTGAAATTAAGCATGTGCAAGAAGGTTTTCGAATGGTAATGAGTGGTTCACAAGGAACAGGTAAAAAGTATTTCTCTAGTGCTCCATATAGTCCGGCTGGCAAATCAGGAACGGCAGAAGGACAATATGATGGTCCGAAGCGAGAGCAATATTTAGAAAATGGACAGCCGTTGCCGATGACCTGGAATATCAACCTTGTAGGTTATGCACCTTATGATAAGCCAGAAGTGGCTTTTGCCGTTGTTGTGCCATGGGCTTATCAAAGCGGTGGCAGCTCATCATCAATCAATTATATTATTGGCCGAAAAGTGCTTGATAAATATTTTGAATTAAAAGAGCAAAAAGCAAAAGAAGAAACGTCCGCTGTCGTTGTTGAAAAGGACGTTCGCTCAAAAGATGAAGAAGATGGCGAAGTGGAAGAAGAATAA